A genomic segment from Flavobacterium inviolabile encodes:
- a CDS encoding DUF2306 domain-containing protein, protein MEQKITKAFNYWKWLWLVVFCGFFYLMLDITLRYIPYRSDSAFLQIKQHEVTSVSGYLPLFYLHVYSAIFVLIAGFTQFNDTLLKRYPKVHRLFGKIYVYTVLFCAAPSGLFIGYHANGGFSAKVSFILLGTLWFSFTLLGILQIYKKNRIAHQNFMLRSFALAFSAITLRLWKVILVFLFQPNPMEVYQVIAWLGWIPNILLIEWYIQSKKRKT, encoded by the coding sequence ATGGAGCAAAAAATCACTAAAGCATTTAATTATTGGAAATGGCTTTGGCTGGTTGTTTTTTGCGGGTTCTTTTACCTGATGCTGGACATCACGCTCCGGTATATTCCTTACCGGTCTGACAGCGCCTTTTTACAGATCAAACAACACGAAGTAACAAGTGTTTCCGGCTACCTGCCGTTGTTTTACCTGCATGTTTACAGCGCTATTTTTGTATTAATAGCCGGTTTTACACAATTTAACGATACCCTTTTAAAGCGCTACCCGAAAGTCCACCGGCTCTTTGGAAAAATATACGTGTATACCGTTTTATTTTGTGCCGCTCCTTCCGGATTGTTTATAGGCTATCATGCCAATGGCGGATTTTCAGCCAAAGTATCCTTTATCCTTTTAGGCACACTATGGTTCAGCTTCACCCTGCTGGGCATTTTACAAATCTATAAAAAGAATCGCATTGCCCATCAGAATTTTATGCTCAGAAGTTTTGCTTTAGCATTTTCTGCCATAACTTTACGACTATGGAAAGTGATTCTGGTTTTTCTTTTCCAGCCCAATCCTATGGAAGTGTATCAGGTAATTGCCTGGCTGGGATGGATTCCTAACATATTGCTCATCGAATGGTATATTCAATCTAAAAAACGTAAAACATGA
- a CDS encoding carboxypeptidase-like regulatory domain-containing protein yields the protein MRFFAVFLFSLLSLVVQAQETPTTVSGIVVNATTLLPKSNVNVVNINTVKGTTSNGHGEFTIEAKANDTLHFSFLGFESIKVRVTNDWLKNKNTKIRLTEKAYALEEVIINKYILTGYLEVDTKILPLNENFRYPISGLPYGYEAGDHSPNKISRVLGSLFNPADLLYNFFGKKPKEMNKLKEMKKDDVIKNLLASKFDKETLAALLGIDVKEIGEILQRCNYSETFIQTANDLQIMEAISSCYEDYKILKRK from the coding sequence ATGAGATTTTTTGCAGTTTTTTTATTTTCACTACTTTCACTGGTAGTACAAGCACAGGAAACACCAACAACTGTTTCCGGAATTGTCGTGAATGCTACGACTTTACTTCCCAAAAGCAACGTAAACGTTGTGAATATCAATACCGTTAAAGGAACTACATCTAACGGTCATGGTGAATTTACCATCGAAGCGAAAGCTAACGATACCCTTCACTTTTCGTTCCTGGGTTTTGAATCCATTAAGGTTCGGGTAACCAACGACTGGCTTAAAAATAAAAACACAAAAATCAGACTTACCGAAAAAGCGTATGCTCTGGAAGAAGTTATCATCAACAAATACATCTTAACCGGATATCTGGAAGTCGACACCAAAATACTTCCGCTCAACGAGAATTTCCGTTACCCTATTTCCGGTCTTCCGTACGGATATGAAGCCGGAGATCACTCTCCAAACAAAATCAGCCGCGTTTTAGGCTCCCTGTTCAATCCTGCCGATTTACTGTACAATTTCTTCGGAAAGAAACCGAAAGAAATGAACAAACTTAAGGAGATGAAAAAGGATGATGTAATCAAAAACCTGCTGGCATCGAAGTTTGACAAAGAAACGCTAGCCGCACTTTTAGGTATTGATGTTAAAGAAATAGGTGAAATTTTACAGCGTTGCAACTATTCCGAAACGTTTATACAAACCGCAAATGACCTCCAGATCATGGAAGCCATCAGCAGTTGTTATGAAGACTACAAGATTCTGAAAAGAAAATAA
- a CDS encoding DEAD/DEAH box helicase has translation MNKFEQLGLNESLLLAIKDLGFENPSEVQEKAIPLLLEKDTDIVALAQTGTGKTAAFGFPLIQKIDADNRNTQALILSPTRELCLQITNEIKQYSKYVKGIHTVAVYGGASITEQAKDVKRGAQIIVATPGRMQDMINRGMVNIKNINFCVLDEADEMLNMGFYEDITAILSDTPEDKSTWLFSATMPQEVARIAREFMRKPLEITVGHKNSGSQNVSHEFYLVNARDRYSALKRLADANPDIFSVVFCRTKRDTQAVAEKLIEDGYNAAALHGDLSQAQRDSVMKSFRGRQIQMLVATDVAARGIDVDDITHVINYQLPDEIETYTHRSGRTGRAGKSGTSLVIITKSELRKISQIERIIKTKFEEKPIPSGIEICEIQLFHLANKIKDVEVDHEIDAYLPAIYEVMKDLSKEELIKKMVSVEFNRFINYYKKSRDLTAQNAGERREEGGSIPSDGAVRFFINIGSRDNFDWMTLKDFLRDTLELGRDDLFKVDVKEGFSFFNTDAEHAEKVMDVLNNIHLEGRKINVEISKNDGGSNTRRRDHNGRSGGGDRSRSRGGDRDRGGDRDRGGDRRDRGFGGGRSERRDDFSDRPARNERRTSSDRSPRRSEGSSNNSTGRRPRRS, from the coding sequence ATGAATAAATTTGAACAATTAGGATTGAATGAATCGCTACTGCTGGCGATTAAAGATCTAGGATTTGAAAATCCGTCGGAGGTACAGGAAAAGGCGATTCCCCTATTATTGGAAAAAGACACAGACATTGTAGCATTGGCGCAGACCGGGACTGGTAAGACTGCAGCGTTTGGTTTCCCACTGATTCAAAAAATTGATGCTGATAACAGAAATACTCAGGCATTAATTTTATCGCCAACACGCGAACTTTGTTTACAGATCACCAATGAGATTAAACAATATTCAAAATACGTTAAAGGAATTCACACTGTAGCTGTTTATGGCGGTGCAAGCATCACTGAACAAGCGAAAGATGTAAAAAGAGGAGCACAAATTATTGTGGCAACTCCGGGAAGAATGCAAGACATGATTAACAGAGGTATGGTTAACATTAAGAACATTAATTTCTGTGTTCTTGATGAGGCTGACGAGATGTTAAACATGGGATTTTATGAAGATATTACAGCTATTTTATCCGATACACCGGAAGATAAAAGCACATGGTTGTTTTCTGCAACTATGCCACAAGAAGTAGCTAGAATAGCTCGTGAGTTCATGAGAAAACCTCTTGAAATCACTGTTGGACACAAAAACTCAGGTTCACAAAATGTATCGCACGAATTTTACCTGGTAAATGCTCGTGACCGTTACTCGGCTTTAAAACGTTTAGCCGATGCTAATCCTGATATTTTCTCAGTTGTGTTTTGTAGAACCAAGCGTGACACGCAGGCAGTTGCCGAAAAATTAATCGAAGACGGTTATAATGCAGCAGCTTTACATGGTGATTTATCACAGGCACAACGTGACAGCGTTATGAAATCCTTCCGCGGAAGACAAATTCAGATGCTTGTAGCTACAGACGTAGCGGCTCGTGGAATTGACGTTGACGACATTACACACGTTATCAACTATCAGTTACCGGATGAAATTGAAACCTACACACACCGTTCCGGTAGAACTGGTCGTGCCGGGAAATCAGGGACATCACTTGTAATTATTACAAAAAGTGAATTACGTAAAATATCGCAGATCGAGCGTATTATTAAAACGAAATTTGAAGAGAAACCAATTCCTTCCGGAATTGAAATTTGCGAAATCCAGTTATTCCACCTGGCTAACAAAATTAAAGATGTAGAAGTTGATCACGAAATCGACGCTTATCTTCCAGCCATTTATGAAGTAATGAAGGATTTATCAAAAGAGGAATTGATTAAGAAAATGGTTTCAGTAGAATTTAACCGTTTCATTAATTATTATAAAAAATCAAGAGATCTTACCGCTCAAAACGCGGGAGAGCGTCGTGAAGAAGGTGGTTCTATTCCATCTGACGGAGCTGTTCGTTTCTTCATCAACATCGGATCAAGAGATAATTTTGACTGGATGACCCTGAAAGACTTCTTACGTGATACTTTAGAATTAGGTCGTGACGATTTATTCAAAGTGGATGTTAAAGAAGGATTCTCTTTCTTCAACACTGATGCTGAACATGCCGAAAAAGTAATGGACGTATTAAACAACATCCATTTAGAAGGTAGAAAAATCAATGTTGAGATTTCTAAAAATGATGGTGGCAGCAATACCCGAAGAAGAGATCACAATGGCCGAAGCGGTGGCGGAGACAGAAGCCGTTCAAGAGGCGGTGATCGTGACAGAGGTGGTGATCGCGACAGAGGCGGCGACAGAAGAGACAGAGGTTTCGGAGGCGGACGCTCAGAAAGAAGAGATGACTTTTCCGATAGACCGGCAAGAAACGAAAGAAGAACATCGTCAGACCGTTCTCCACGTCGTTCTGAAGGCTCATCGAACAACTCAACAGGAAGACGCCCAAGAAGAAGCTAA
- a CDS encoding YARHG domain-containing protein, whose product MKKFIFLALTIIITACNSKEKKVENSIEKTAANEVVKETNTELYGSWVGDFIPEEQNNPEEFSPTNKINIILKKITPDQVIGQSVVAGNNRPLIGTLTQNGNTFSFSLKEPGDHKYDGSFAFTITNDTLTGTWTANDKKLNVTKRSFKLTKKQFVYDPKLMLPDEEEYIDWYNPKTVQVTDEEETYPEDYYRQASENITILNASTQKLSDNDLKNLKKLDLEIIRNTIYARHGYTFKKKSIRQFFDPVEWYIPVSENVDNELTALEKENIVSLKRFEKYAEDNYDTFGR is encoded by the coding sequence ATGAAGAAATTTATTTTTTTAGCGCTTACAATAATCATAACCGCCTGTAATTCCAAAGAAAAGAAAGTTGAGAATTCCATAGAAAAGACCGCTGCAAACGAAGTTGTAAAAGAAACCAACACGGAACTGTACGGCTCGTGGGTGGGTGATTTTATTCCCGAAGAGCAAAACAATCCGGAAGAATTTTCACCGACCAACAAGATTAATATTATCCTAAAAAAAATCACTCCGGATCAGGTTATCGGACAAAGTGTGGTTGCCGGAAACAACCGCCCGCTCATTGGAACCCTGACCCAAAACGGCAATACGTTTTCTTTCAGCCTTAAAGAACCGGGAGATCACAAATATGACGGCTCCTTTGCATTTACCATTACAAACGATACACTCACCGGAACCTGGACGGCAAACGACAAAAAACTGAATGTTACCAAAAGAAGTTTTAAACTGACCAAAAAGCAATTTGTATACGACCCGAAATTAATGCTGCCGGACGAAGAGGAATACATTGACTGGTACAATCCGAAAACGGTTCAGGTAACCGATGAAGAAGAAACCTATCCGGAAGATTATTACCGGCAGGCATCCGAAAACATCACCATTCTTAACGCTTCCACACAAAAGCTAAGCGATAACGATTTAAAAAACCTGAAAAAGCTGGATCTGGAAATCATCCGCAATACCATTTATGCGCGTCACGGTTATACTTTTAAGAAAAAAAGCATCCGCCAGTTTTTTGATCCGGTGGAATGGTATATTCCGGTATCCGAGAATGTCGACAACGAACTGACGGCACTGGAAAAAGAAAATATCGTTTCGTTAAAACGCTTTGAAAAATATGCCGAAGACAATTACGACACTTTTGGCAGATAA
- a CDS encoding TrmH family RNA methyltransferase, with product MESLFLDTAYLAYLENFMTENRKDGFVKVLENRTKHFTVAVEDLFQLHNTSAVMRSCEVFGIQELNVVEQRFGKKIDKEIAMGAEKWVDIHRFNSNQDCIDNLKARGYQIIATTPHDDDCLLEDFDITKPSAIFFGTERLGLSEEVMQQADGYLKIPMVGFTESLNISVSAAIILQNISTRLRKSDIDWKLTEAEVLEKRIDWARKSIKDIDFITRKYLEKQ from the coding sequence ATGGAATCTCTTTTTTTAGATACAGCATATCTGGCCTACCTCGAAAATTTCATGACAGAAAACCGTAAGGATGGCTTTGTTAAAGTTTTGGAAAACAGAACCAAGCATTTTACTGTGGCTGTAGAAGACCTGTTCCAGCTCCACAATACAAGTGCTGTAATGAGAAGTTGTGAAGTGTTTGGTATTCAGGAATTAAACGTGGTAGAACAGCGTTTTGGAAAGAAAATTGACAAAGAAATTGCGATGGGCGCCGAAAAGTGGGTGGATATTCACCGTTTTAATTCGAATCAGGATTGTATTGACAACCTGAAAGCACGCGGTTATCAGATTATTGCCACGACACCTCACGATGATGATTGTTTGCTGGAAGATTTTGATATTACAAAACCGTCGGCTATTTTTTTCGGAACGGAACGGCTTGGATTATCGGAAGAAGTGATGCAGCAGGCAGATGGCTATCTTAAAATTCCAATGGTTGGTTTTACGGAAAGCCTGAACATCTCCGTTTCGGCGGCGATTATCCTTCAGAATATATCTACGCGATTGCGGAAATCGGATATTGACTGGAAGCTGACGGAAGCCGAAGTTTTGGAAAAGAGAATCGACTGGGCCCGGAAATCCATCAAGGATATTGATTTTATTACCCGGAAATACCTGGAGAAACAATAA
- a CDS encoding non-canonical purine NTP diphosphatase → MKLVFASNNSNKIKEIQQLLPQDIQILSLTDINCDVDIPETAATIEGNAILKANYVTEHYGYNCFADDSGLEVDALNGAPGVISARYAGDHKSDADNMDKLLAELDGKNNRNANFKTVIALNIDGEQHLFTGIINGVIITEKRGENGFGYDPVFIAENDTRTFAELTMEEKSGISHRGKAVKQLVDFLNK, encoded by the coding sequence ATGAAATTAGTTTTTGCATCCAATAACAGCAATAAAATTAAGGAAATTCAGCAATTACTTCCACAAGATATCCAGATTTTAAGCCTTACTGACATCAACTGCGATGTTGATATACCCGAAACCGCTGCCACCATTGAAGGCAATGCTATTTTAAAAGCAAATTATGTAACGGAACATTACGGTTACAATTGTTTCGCAGACGATAGCGGACTGGAAGTTGACGCTTTAAACGGTGCTCCGGGAGTAATCTCTGCCCGTTATGCCGGAGATCACAAAAGCGATGCCGATAATATGGACAAATTACTGGCTGAACTGGATGGCAAAAACAACCGAAATGCCAATTTCAAAACCGTTATTGCCCTGAATATCGATGGGGAACAACATCTTTTTACCGGAATTATCAACGGTGTGATCATTACGGAAAAAAGAGGCGAAAACGGATTTGGTTACGACCCGGTTTTTATAGCCGAAAACGATACCCGCACTTTCGCTGAATTAACAATGGAAGAAAAGTCCGGCATCAGCCACCGCGGCAAGGCCGTAAAACAATTGGTTGATTTTCTAAATAAATAA